One part of the Marinobacter sp. M3C genome encodes these proteins:
- a CDS encoding entericidin A/B family lipoprotein produces the protein MKIINASILLMVLALAGGLSGCNTTAGVGQDIEAAGGAIEGAAKDASN, from the coding sequence ATGAAAATTATCAATGCCTCAATTTTATTGATGGTTCTTGCGCTTGCCGGCGGTTTGTCCGGCTGCAACACCACCGCGGGCGTAGGTCAAGACATCGAAGCGGCCGGTGGTGCGATTGAAGGCGCAGCAAAGGATGCCAGCAATTAA
- a CDS encoding rod shape-determining protein produces MIKRLRGLFSSDLSIDLGTANTLIYVRGRGIVLNEPSVVAIRTTNSQKTVAAVGAEAKRMLGRTPGNISAIRPMKDGVIADFVVTEKMLQHFIHKVHENSFITPSPRVLVCVPSKSTQVERKAIRESAMGAGAREVFLIEEPMAAAIGAGLPVEEASGSMIVDIGGGTSEIAIISLNGIVYADSVRVGGDKFDEAIVTYVRRNYGSLIGESTAERIKHEIGCAYEGLEVREIDVRGRNLAEGVPRAFTLNSEEILDALQESLAQIVQTVKSALEQSPPELASDIAERGIVLTGGGALLRGLDKLISEETGLPVIIAEDPLTCVARGGGKALEVIDRGGIGMFSQEG; encoded by the coding sequence TTGATTAAAAGACTCCGAGGATTATTCTCCAGCGATCTGTCCATTGATTTGGGCACCGCAAACACTCTTATTTATGTGCGCGGTCGCGGCATTGTATTAAATGAGCCTTCCGTTGTAGCCATTCGTACCACTAATTCGCAGAAAACGGTGGCCGCTGTTGGCGCCGAAGCCAAGCGAATGCTGGGCCGCACCCCGGGCAATATAAGTGCCATTCGCCCGATGAAAGATGGCGTAATCGCTGACTTTGTGGTGACAGAAAAAATGCTTCAGCACTTTATTCACAAAGTGCATGAAAACAGCTTTATTACCCCCAGCCCTCGGGTATTGGTGTGTGTGCCCAGCAAATCCACTCAGGTGGAACGCAAGGCCATTCGCGAGTCGGCCATGGGTGCGGGTGCGCGCGAAGTGTTCCTGATAGAAGAGCCTATGGCGGCGGCCATCGGTGCCGGCCTTCCAGTGGAAGAAGCCAGCGGCTCGATGATTGTGGATATCGGCGGCGGCACCTCTGAAATTGCCATTATTTCTTTGAACGGTATTGTTTATGCCGATTCGGTGCGGGTAGGCGGTGACAAGTTTGATGAAGCTATTGTCACTTATGTGCGTCGTAACTACGGCAGCCTGATTGGTGAATCCACTGCGGAGCGCATCAAGCATGAAATTGGTTGCGCCTACGAAGGTTTGGAAGTTCGTGAAATTGACGTGCGTGGCCGCAATCTGGCTGAAGGTGTGCCGCGGGCGTTCACGCTCAACAGCGAAGAAATTCTAGATGCTCTGCAAGAGTCCCTGGCGCAAATTGTCCAGACCGTTAAAAGTGCTCTGGAGCAGTCGCCACCGGAACTGGCCTCTGATATTGCCGAACGCGGTATTGTGCTGACCGGCGGCGGCGCCCTGTTGCGCGGGCTGGACAAATTGATTAGCGAAGAAACCGGCCTGCCGGTGATCATCGCTGAAGACCCGCTGACCTGTGTCGCTCGTGGTGGTGGCAAAGCGTTGGAAGTGATTGATCGCGGCGGCATTGGAATGTTCTCCCAAGAGGGCTGA
- the mreC gene encoding rod shape-determining protein MreC → MQGPVPGFRLLLVVVLALALIVADARFDKLGVVRSTLATGLTPVYWLGNAPTQFSDWVASLFVNKDDLKRDNDELQARLLILERRALKYAALASENNELRRLMNSSEVLDDRVIVSEVVSVSPDPFSHELVINKGRSDGVHKGQAILDAGGLMGQVIQVSQITARVLLVSDSSHAVPVEVVRNGLRAILLGTGKANSLELVHVPDTANIREGDLLVSSGLGGRFPRGYPVAEVSRISKEPGEPFITIEATPTAKLNQSRMLLVVFQAPVPDNQRSENQLEPAQDGNRLQEER, encoded by the coding sequence GTGCAGGGACCGGTTCCGGGATTCCGGTTGCTGCTGGTTGTGGTGTTGGCGCTGGCGTTGATTGTTGCTGATGCCCGCTTCGACAAGCTGGGAGTGGTACGCAGCACGCTGGCCACGGGGCTGACGCCGGTCTACTGGCTGGGCAATGCGCCCACTCAATTTTCTGATTGGGTTGCCAGCCTGTTCGTCAACAAAGATGACCTCAAGCGTGACAACGACGAATTGCAGGCGCGGCTGCTAATTCTGGAACGTCGTGCTCTGAAATATGCCGCTCTGGCCTCTGAAAATAATGAACTGCGCCGCCTGATGAACTCCTCCGAAGTGCTCGACGACCGCGTTATAGTCAGCGAAGTTGTGAGCGTGTCGCCCGACCCGTTTTCCCATGAATTGGTCATCAATAAAGGCCGCAGCGACGGTGTTCACAAAGGTCAGGCCATACTGGACGCCGGCGGCCTGATGGGGCAGGTGATTCAGGTCAGCCAGATAACCGCGCGCGTTTTGTTGGTATCTGACAGCAGCCATGCGGTGCCGGTAGAAGTGGTGCGCAATGGCCTGCGGGCTATTCTGTTGGGCACCGGCAAAGCTAACAGTCTGGAACTGGTGCACGTTCCGGATACGGCCAACATTCGTGAAGGTGATCTACTGGTGAGTTCCGGCTTGGGCGGGCGCTTCCCCCGCGGCTATCCGGTCGCTGAAGTAAGCCGCATCAGCAAGGAACCTGGCGAGCCGTTTATCACTATTGAAGCCACACCCACCGCCAAGCTCAATCAGAGCCGTATGCTGTTGGTTGTGTTTCAAGCTCCTGTTCCCGATAACCAGCGGTCAGAAAATCAGCTTGAGCCTGCGCAAGACGGCAATCGTTTGCAGGAGGAACGCTGA
- the mreD gene encoding rod shape-determining protein MreD, protein MLSVISYPVFALSVLLALTLSIAPVPSGWLEFRPEWLALMVFYWTVRAPAQFGVFLAAALGLLLDVLESTPLGVNAMAMAVVAFLVLTVHQRLRMYPLPQQCAIVFLLVGINQMLVHVIKQALGADNTGFGYLWPALTSAVIWPFLSLLLDNINRRLG, encoded by the coding sequence ATGCTGTCGGTGATCAGCTACCCGGTGTTTGCTCTGTCGGTGCTGCTGGCGCTGACGCTGAGCATTGCTCCAGTGCCTTCTGGGTGGCTGGAGTTTCGCCCGGAATGGCTGGCGTTAATGGTGTTTTACTGGACGGTGCGTGCGCCGGCGCAATTTGGCGTTTTCCTCGCTGCCGCTCTGGGTCTGTTGCTGGACGTGCTGGAGTCAACGCCACTGGGTGTGAACGCCATGGCCATGGCGGTTGTGGCGTTTCTGGTTCTGACCGTACACCAGCGCCTGCGCATGTACCCATTGCCACAACAGTGCGCCATTGTGTTTCTGTTGGTGGGTATTAATCAGATGCTGGTGCACGTTATCAAACAGGCCCTGGGGGCCGACAATACCGGTTTCGGCTATTTGTGGCCGGCGCTAACCAGCGCGGTGATTTGGCCTTTTCTGAGCTTGTTGCTGGACAATATAAATCGCCGACTGGGCTAG
- a CDS encoding Maf family protein — translation MQTLILASASPRRAELLQQIGALFDVCPAAIDETPRPAEPAADYVERMAREKALLVAAAAQPGALVLGSDTSVIMDGVILGKPVDAADARATLAALSGRAHQVLTAVVLASADGCRSCLVTTNVSFCTLTEAQIDAYVATGEPMDKAGSYGIQGLGGMFVEQLQGSYSAVVGLPLQETAALLSAAGYPVWNQWPCSKERQS, via the coding sequence ATGCAGACACTGATACTGGCTTCGGCTTCTCCGCGCCGCGCCGAATTATTGCAGCAAATTGGTGCACTCTTTGACGTGTGTCCTGCCGCTATTGATGAAACCCCTCGGCCCGCTGAGCCTGCCGCCGACTACGTTGAACGCATGGCGCGAGAAAAGGCGCTATTAGTGGCTGCCGCCGCGCAACCCGGTGCATTGGTATTGGGCTCGGACACCTCGGTGATAATGGACGGCGTCATTCTAGGGAAACCCGTTGACGCTGCGGATGCCAGGGCCACACTGGCGGCGTTGTCTGGGCGCGCACATCAGGTGCTCACCGCTGTAGTGCTGGCAAGCGCAGATGGTTGCCGTTCTTGCCTGGTAACCACCAACGTCAGTTTTTGCACTCTGACGGAGGCACAAATTGACGCCTACGTAGCCACCGGCGAGCCCATGGACAAAGCCGGTAGCTACGGCATTCAGGGCCTTGGCGGCATGTTTGTTGAACAATTGCAGGGAAGTTACAGCGCGGTGGTGGGTTTACCGCTTCAGGAAACCGCGGCATTGCTGAGCGCAGCAGGCTATCCTGTGTGGAACCAGTGGCCATGCAGTAAGGAGCGCCAATCATGA
- the rng gene encoding ribonuclease G: MSEEILINVTPVETRVALVENGMLQEAYIERASRKGIVGNIYKGKVVRVLPGMEAAFVDIGLERAAFIHASDVVTSQPGSDDISDGPRVVPDIRTLLREGQSLVVQVTKDPIGTKGARLTTQLSIPSRYLVFMPGVNHIGISQRIEDDTERARLKAIVNEAASEQASSVAIQGGYIIRTAAEAASEEDLTADMKYLHRLGQSINERMDKVQAPAVIYQDLPLFIRTIRDLIRPQTEKVRIDSRESHQRVMEFVHEFVSEFADKVEYYPGERPIFDLYSVEDEIQKALSRKVQLKSGGYVIIDQTEAMTTIDINTGAFVGHRNLEETIFKTNLEAARAISRQLRLRNLGGIIIIDFIDMEDAEHKRQVHRMLEKMLERDHAKTKITGVSELGLVEMTRKRTTESLGQVLCEPCPICDGRGFLKTGETVCYEIFREILRVNRAYDTESYLVMASQSVVDLLVDEESDNVADLETFICKTIRFQVEPFYSQEQYDVVLL; this comes from the coding sequence ATGAGTGAAGAAATTCTAATCAACGTAACACCGGTAGAAACCCGTGTTGCGCTGGTTGAAAACGGGATGTTGCAAGAAGCCTACATCGAACGCGCCAGCCGCAAAGGTATTGTCGGCAATATTTACAAAGGCAAAGTGGTGCGGGTGCTTCCAGGTATGGAAGCCGCGTTTGTTGATATCGGTCTTGAGCGTGCGGCCTTCATTCACGCGTCCGATGTGGTTACCAGTCAGCCCGGCAGTGACGACATTAGCGACGGACCCCGTGTGGTGCCAGATATTCGCACCCTGCTGCGCGAAGGCCAGTCGCTGGTGGTGCAGGTTACCAAAGATCCTATTGGCACCAAAGGCGCACGCCTGACCACCCAGCTTTCGATTCCTTCCCGCTATCTGGTTTTTATGCCGGGTGTTAACCATATTGGCATCTCCCAACGCATTGAAGATGATACCGAGCGTGCCCGGCTCAAGGCGATCGTGAATGAAGCCGCCTCAGAGCAGGCGTCTTCCGTAGCCATTCAGGGCGGTTATATTATTCGCACCGCTGCAGAAGCTGCCAGCGAAGAAGACCTGACCGCCGACATGAAATATTTGCACCGGCTTGGCCAGTCTATTAACGAGCGCATGGACAAAGTTCAGGCGCCAGCGGTGATTTATCAGGATCTGCCGCTGTTTATTCGCACCATTCGCGATCTGATTCGTCCTCAGACTGAAAAAGTGCGCATCGATAGCCGTGAAAGCCATCAGCGGGTGATGGAATTTGTGCACGAGTTCGTTAGCGAGTTTGCCGACAAAGTGGAGTATTACCCAGGTGAGCGCCCGATTTTCGATCTGTATTCGGTAGAAGATGAAATCCAGAAGGCTCTTAGCCGCAAAGTGCAGCTAAAATCCGGCGGCTATGTGATTATTGACCAAACCGAAGCGATGACCACGATCGATATCAATACCGGGGCATTTGTTGGTCACCGCAATCTTGAAGAAACGATTTTTAAAACCAATCTTGAAGCGGCTCGTGCCATCAGCCGCCAGCTGCGCCTGCGTAATCTGGGCGGCATTATAATTATCGACTTTATCGATATGGAAGACGCCGAACACAAACGCCAGGTGCACCGCATGCTGGAGAAAATGCTGGAACGGGACCACGCCAAAACCAAAATTACCGGGGTATCCGAACTGGGCCTGGTGGAAATGACCCGCAAGCGCACCACCGAATCCCTGGGCCAAGTGCTGTGTGAGCCCTGCCCGATTTGCGACGGTCGTGGCTTTCTGAAAACGGGTGAAACGGTGTGTTATGAGATTTTTCGCGAAATATTGCGGGTGAATCGCGCGTATGACACCGAAAGCTATCTGGTAATGGCGTCGCAAAGCGTTGTCGACCTGTTGGTTGATGAAGAGTCGGATAATGTGGCCGATCTGGAAACCTTCATCTGCAAAACCATTCGCTTTCAAGTCGAACCTTTCTACAGCCAGGAGCAGTACGATGTTGTGCTGTTGTAA
- a CDS encoding AsmA-like C-terminal region-containing protein: MSKQESPPPAPNSLPLRWLARLSALVWWLALALLLLLALYAGLGRQLTADMNQYRDTLQTQLSEQLGDTVSIGELSARWYWLNPEFSAKDVMVTETGLDEPLAYLRHLRMRVDFLASVLRLRLVLEKFEADGLDLALRQKAAGQVVLAGSGLEVSDNSLLRLVALAERWLSKPFVRITRIQLAVTDSSGNLRQLDIPQLDLLYQRGLFRASGRAMQAGTNQQLASFRLVGRSFLLGQFTGQLYVDVASGRLFDGLIDDYRWRDMRVEGFDVGGQAWLSFRDGQLEQVNGTLRTPYLQLGVGAMSLAPLEDIRARFGWRRDEQTPGGIGEWHLRQLQWRWNGDQVSPFSARLTTRPNSSAEAGTDSAGVRFVAEALPLRPLRRLVAALPLLPQLAQAALDDYKPAGFLDAMRLDIPHAAPADFQLSARLRDVKVNAHNGAPAASSVQGHIYVDRRGGYVDTYAAEQPVEIEFPELFSARWQFPRFKALVAWQIDGALIRVFSEDMRLGMGEQTELVGGFDLRLDQHGDDNLGLQVQIENGDAAMIADLVPEYAVAPELYRWLTTAIEAGLISSGAYYGHGQIGADAPPESFMSAMWYQFEEAILRYDSQWPAVTDARGRVEVHNGSAVVSVEQANSGGLQLRPSTVRLVTDNESPVVSVNTAAQVPAQAIDFWMKNSPLGEVAGDGLSQISLTGSADLQLALRLPLNQPRQFSVDALVAANDVDLQHLPSGLKWMQIRGQARYRSEQGFSGAPMQGIFQGQPVTIGLGINEQDGLTVTQIGQLDAEALRQLADVAADASYGISGGLTYSADLVLMAASPPELELYSDLRGLAIDWPGSLEKAMTETAPLRLTLDSSVKDGVAFGVNWENRGHGYVRTLDTGFDARVDYLQLGSSRLSDINISALDLDKQWTVRLDSDLVSGRIEVPNDGSELTVDLQHLNLPRNDSQEPAPTAAANLRDSVDSGAAAELRPQDWPSANVRIARLALAGEPLGQWSFLLRSQAGGVNIGSIEGKLDSLALAGELNWLLQGQNQVSRFKGSVTGGQLAELGGLFGADIPLENLATNIELALEWPGRPDQFGLKQLSGNISMTLEDGVILQQNSSAQLFRVFNLLNTDTLWRRLQLDFSDLYERGVAFDALSGKAQIANGLLTLDPELQIVGPSGAFKLSGTTDMAAESLDMRLVVVVPLTQNLPLAALLMGAGAPIGGALFVLDKILGDPLSKLTSASYKVSGTWDDPKTNLQGVFGAGN; this comes from the coding sequence GTGTCAAAGCAGGAATCTCCGCCCCCGGCCCCGAATTCCCTGCCGCTGCGCTGGTTAGCGCGTTTGTCTGCGCTGGTATGGTGGCTGGCGCTGGCTTTGTTGCTGCTGTTAGCTCTTTATGCCGGTTTGGGGCGCCAGTTGACCGCGGACATGAACCAGTACCGCGATACCTTGCAGACCCAGCTTTCGGAACAGCTGGGTGACACAGTTAGCATTGGTGAGTTGTCGGCGCGTTGGTATTGGCTCAACCCGGAGTTCAGCGCAAAAGATGTGATGGTCACAGAGACCGGCCTGGACGAGCCTTTGGCCTACCTGAGACATCTGCGAATGCGCGTGGATTTTCTGGCCTCGGTGTTGCGTTTGCGCCTGGTGCTGGAAAAGTTCGAGGCTGACGGCCTGGATCTGGCCCTGCGCCAGAAAGCGGCTGGGCAGGTGGTTCTTGCCGGCAGCGGTCTTGAGGTCAGCGACAATTCGTTGCTGCGCTTGGTCGCTTTGGCCGAACGCTGGCTTTCAAAACCTTTTGTCCGCATCACACGCATACAGCTGGCTGTTACCGACAGCAGTGGCAACTTGCGTCAACTGGACATTCCGCAACTTGATCTGCTTTATCAGCGCGGTCTTTTCCGCGCCTCCGGCCGTGCTATGCAAGCCGGCACCAATCAGCAATTGGCCAGTTTTCGCTTGGTAGGCCGGAGCTTTTTGTTGGGTCAGTTCACAGGCCAACTTTACGTAGACGTTGCTTCCGGGCGCCTGTTTGATGGTCTGATCGACGATTATCGCTGGCGTGATATGCGGGTAGAAGGCTTTGATGTAGGCGGCCAGGCCTGGCTCAGCTTTCGTGACGGCCAGTTGGAGCAGGTCAACGGGACCTTGCGCACCCCCTATTTACAATTGGGGGTTGGTGCCATGTCGCTGGCTCCGTTGGAAGACATTCGCGCCCGTTTTGGATGGCGCCGCGACGAGCAAACGCCTGGTGGCATCGGTGAATGGCACTTGCGGCAGCTGCAATGGCGTTGGAACGGCGATCAGGTGTCGCCATTCAGTGCACGGCTGACAACGCGGCCCAACAGCTCTGCCGAGGCCGGTACTGATTCCGCTGGCGTAAGATTCGTGGCTGAGGCGCTCCCGCTGCGGCCATTGCGCCGGCTTGTGGCGGCATTGCCGTTATTGCCGCAGCTTGCCCAGGCAGCGTTGGACGACTACAAACCCGCAGGTTTTTTGGACGCTATGCGGCTAGACATACCCCATGCGGCCCCAGCCGATTTTCAGCTCAGCGCCCGGCTGCGGGATGTTAAAGTTAACGCACACAACGGTGCGCCGGCTGCCAGCTCTGTGCAGGGGCATATCTACGTTGACCGCCGTGGCGGCTATGTGGATACCTATGCCGCAGAGCAGCCGGTAGAAATTGAATTTCCTGAACTGTTTTCGGCACGCTGGCAGTTTCCCCGCTTCAAAGCCCTGGTAGCCTGGCAGATTGACGGTGCTCTTATACGGGTGTTCTCTGAGGATATGCGCCTGGGTATGGGTGAGCAGACCGAGTTGGTTGGCGGTTTTGATCTGCGCCTGGACCAGCACGGCGACGATAATTTGGGTTTGCAGGTACAGATTGAGAACGGTGATGCCGCAATGATTGCGGACCTGGTGCCAGAGTACGCCGTGGCACCGGAGCTTTACAGATGGTTGACCACCGCCATTGAGGCCGGCCTAATTTCCTCTGGCGCTTATTACGGCCACGGCCAGATTGGCGCCGACGCGCCACCGGAGTCGTTTATGTCGGCTATGTGGTACCAGTTTGAAGAAGCCATTCTGCGCTATGACTCACAGTGGCCGGCAGTGACCGACGCCCGCGGCCGGGTGGAAGTTCACAACGGCTCGGCGGTGGTCAGCGTAGAACAGGCAAATAGTGGTGGTTTGCAACTGCGGCCGAGCACGGTGCGGTTGGTTACTGATAACGAAAGCCCCGTGGTGAGCGTTAACACAGCGGCTCAAGTGCCCGCGCAAGCCATCGACTTCTGGATGAAGAACAGCCCACTCGGCGAGGTTGCCGGCGACGGTTTAAGCCAGATTTCGCTTACCGGCAGTGCGGATTTACAGCTGGCTTTGCGCTTACCCTTAAATCAGCCCCGGCAATTTTCAGTGGATGCCCTCGTGGCGGCCAACGATGTTGATTTGCAACATCTGCCTTCAGGCCTGAAATGGATGCAGATTCGCGGGCAGGCCCGGTATCGCAGCGAGCAGGGCTTTAGTGGCGCACCAATGCAGGGCATTTTCCAAGGCCAGCCTGTCACCATAGGCTTGGGTATTAACGAACAGGACGGGTTAACCGTCACCCAGATTGGCCAGTTGGATGCCGAAGCCCTTAGGCAATTAGCAGATGTGGCCGCTGATGCCAGTTACGGCATCAGCGGAGGGTTAACCTACAGCGCCGATCTGGTTCTGATGGCGGCAAGCCCGCCCGAGCTGGAGTTGTATTCAGACTTACGGGGGCTGGCTATAGACTGGCCCGGGTCTCTCGAAAAAGCGATGACCGAGACCGCACCTTTACGCCTGACTCTGGATTCGTCGGTAAAAGACGGTGTGGCATTTGGAGTGAATTGGGAAAATCGGGGCCATGGCTATGTGCGTACACTGGACACCGGGTTTGATGCCCGCGTGGATTATCTTCAGCTGGGTAGCAGTCGATTAAGTGATATAAATATCAGTGCTCTGGACCTGGATAAACAATGGACCGTGCGATTGGACTCAGACCTGGTCAGCGGACGCATAGAGGTTCCGAACGACGGTTCTGAGCTGACGGTGGATTTACAACACCTGAACTTGCCCCGTAACGATTCGCAGGAGCCAGCACCTACTGCAGCGGCGAACCTGCGCGATAGTGTTGACTCAGGCGCCGCGGCCGAACTGCGGCCCCAAGACTGGCCTTCCGCAAATGTTCGCATAGCTCGGCTCGCCCTGGCCGGCGAGCCGCTGGGGCAATGGTCATTCTTGCTGCGCTCCCAGGCTGGTGGTGTAAACATCGGCTCCATTGAGGGCAAACTGGATTCCTTGGCGCTGGCGGGTGAACTCAACTGGCTGTTGCAAGGGCAAAATCAGGTTAGCCGTTTTAAAGGTAGCGTCACGGGGGGCCAACTGGCTGAACTTGGAGGGTTGTTTGGTGCGGATATACCTCTTGAGAACCTTGCGACCAATATTGAACTGGCGCTGGAATGGCCAGGTCGCCCGGATCAGTTCGGGCTCAAGCAGCTGAGCGGCAATATCAGCATGACCCTGGAAGACGGTGTGATTCTGCAACAGAACAGCAGTGCCCAGCTGTTTCGCGTGTTCAACCTGCTGAACACCGACACCCTGTGGCGCAGGCTGCAGTTGGATTTCTCCGACTTGTATGAACGCGGCGTGGCGTTTGATGCGCTTTCTGGCAAGGCGCAGATTGCTAATGGGCTGTTAACCCTGGACCCCGAACTGCAAATTGTGGGTCCCTCCGGTGCTTTTAAATTAAGCGGCACCACCGATATGGCCGCTGAGAGCCTGGACATGCGGTTGGTCGTGGTGGTGCCTTTAACTCAGAATTTGCCTTTGGCGGCGTTGCTAATGGGGGCAGGAGCACCCATTGGCGGTGCTCTTTTTGTACTGGATAAAATACTGGGCGATCCGTTAAGCAAGCTGACCAGTGCCAGTTATAAAGTGTCTGGAACTTGGGACGATCCCAAAACCAACTTGCAGGGTGTGTTCGGCGCAGGTAACTGA
- a CDS encoding carbon-nitrogen hydrolase family protein produces the protein MTQQSSALVAALQMVSGHQLQDNLNAAAALLQQAAEAGVKVAVLPENFAVLASDQMLPCGQQEAGSESIIRTFLAQQAKTLKLWIVGGSLPLALRPDGSVIADRVRASCLVFNDLGDEVARYDKIHLFDAQVDDAHGQYRESDTFEAGDQVITVDTPAGRLGLAVCYDLRFPELFRALRDKGADWVCLPSAFTWKTGNAHWHALIRARAIENQLYVVAAGQGGHNSSQRRTYGHSLICDPWGSVLAEVNEDGPGIVTAALDKHWLDQLRQQMPVWSHRRL, from the coding sequence ATGACACAGCAATCCTCGGCGCTTGTGGCGGCCCTGCAAATGGTCAGTGGGCACCAGCTTCAGGATAACTTGAATGCTGCCGCCGCACTTTTACAGCAGGCTGCGGAGGCGGGCGTAAAGGTGGCCGTGCTGCCGGAAAACTTCGCAGTGCTGGCCAGCGACCAAATGCTTCCCTGCGGGCAGCAGGAGGCCGGTAGCGAAAGCATTATTCGAACTTTTCTGGCACAACAGGCGAAAACCCTGAAGCTTTGGATTGTGGGCGGTTCATTGCCGTTGGCTCTGCGCCCGGATGGCTCGGTCATTGCTGACCGGGTGCGAGCCAGTTGCCTGGTGTTCAATGATCTGGGCGACGAAGTGGCGCGTTATGACAAAATCCACCTGTTTGATGCCCAAGTGGACGATGCCCACGGCCAATACCGTGAGTCGGATACCTTCGAAGCGGGAGATCAGGTGATTACTGTGGACACGCCAGCCGGGCGCCTGGGGCTGGCGGTTTGCTACGACCTGCGCTTTCCGGAGCTGTTCCGCGCGCTGCGTGACAAAGGCGCTGACTGGGTATGCCTGCCCAGTGCCTTTACCTGGAAAACCGGAAATGCCCACTGGCACGCGCTGATTCGGGCGCGCGCCATTGAAAACCAGCTATACGTGGTAGCTGCCGGGCAGGGTGGGCACAACAGCAGTCAGCGCCGCACCTACGGCCACAGTCTGATCTGCGACCCTTGGGGCAGTGTGCTGGCCGAGGTTAACGAGGACGGCCCCGGTATAGTGACCGCAGCGTTGGACAAACATTGGCTGGATCAGCTGCGCCAGCAAATGCCGGTATGGAGTCATCGCCGCCTGTAG
- the yjgA gene encoding ribosome biogenesis factor YjgA produces MIDHNEEEFEYDGPSKSQVKREMHALQGLGKQMQELSHEQLDSLQISDTLRRAIDESVRIRQNEAKRRHLQYIGKIIRQEPDPEALQAAITAFSAGSVEHTRRHHLAERWRDRIITEGDSIVGEFLSHCPGADIQHLRNLARNARNEVQKPQSAGHGRKLFRYLRECIDANEQM; encoded by the coding sequence ATGATTGATCATAACGAAGAAGAGTTTGAATACGACGGCCCCAGCAAGTCTCAGGTCAAGCGCGAGATGCACGCGCTGCAAGGCCTTGGCAAACAAATGCAGGAGCTCAGCCATGAACAGCTCGACAGCCTGCAAATCAGCGACACGCTGCGCCGCGCCATCGACGAATCGGTCCGCATCCGCCAAAACGAAGCCAAGCGCCGCCATTTGCAATACATTGGCAAGATCATCCGTCAGGAGCCCGACCCCGAGGCCCTGCAGGCCGCTATCACCGCGTTCTCTGCGGGCAGTGTAGAGCACACCCGCCGCCATCACCTGGCTGAGCGCTGGCGCGACCGTATCATCACCGAGGGCGACAGTATTGTTGGTGAGTTTTTAAGCCACTGCCCGGGTGCGGATATCCAGCATTTGCGCAATTTGGCACGCAATGCCCGCAATGAAGTGCAGAAACCGCAAAGCGCCGGCCACGGCCGAAAACTGTTCCGCTACCTGCGCGAGTGCATTGACGCCAACGAGCAAATGTAG